Proteins encoded by one window of Vampirovibrionales bacterium:
- a CDS encoding leucyl aminopeptidase produces the protein MTEFSVVRGDLVGIDADALIVNLFEGVIEPAGGAGAVDQALNRAIGKELAAGRVFHGKLGDTCVFPTYGALKTPYVVMVGLGKQAQFNGAAIRRAAAAAIRACQKLRARSVATILHGAGAGGFDAGRAARLLAEGTLMGAYQFLRYKTPQRGDLPRVEIERVAIVERDAAKIAEIEAGLGVGAITGRAVRRARDWVSDSANAITPDAMRQLAEGLSGVSCQVLSRADLEKSGMGAFLSVAKGSDAPPYLVHLSITPPASVKSTKTVALVGKGITFDSGGLSLKPPAGQELMKMDMAGAAAVLASMGALGELAQAGLPLNCRVDGFLPLCENMPGPGASKPGDIVRAMSGKTIEINNTDAEGRLILADAITYAQKTVSPDEIIDLATLTGACITALGEAAAGIMGSNQPLIDALRASGEAAGEKLWQLPLYEEYEEALKSDVADLINAGSKGKAGTACAAMFLKHFIEGDRAWAHLDIAGPAWTSADRPETPKGASGFGVRTLLYYLYGWQS, from the coding sequence ATGACCGAGTTTTCTGTTGTTCGCGGCGATCTCGTCGGCATCGACGCCGACGCGTTGATAGTCAATCTGTTTGAAGGCGTCATTGAGCCCGCAGGCGGCGCCGGGGCGGTGGATCAGGCGCTGAATCGCGCCATTGGCAAAGAACTGGCCGCGGGACGGGTTTTTCATGGAAAATTAGGCGATACCTGTGTGTTTCCGACGTATGGCGCCCTTAAAACGCCGTACGTGGTGATGGTCGGCCTCGGCAAGCAGGCGCAGTTCAATGGAGCGGCCATCCGCCGCGCTGCAGCGGCTGCCATTCGCGCGTGCCAGAAGCTTCGGGCGCGGTCTGTCGCGACGATTCTGCACGGCGCGGGCGCAGGCGGCTTCGACGCTGGACGCGCGGCGCGTCTGCTGGCGGAAGGGACGCTGATGGGGGCGTATCAGTTTTTGCGCTATAAAACCCCGCAACGCGGCGATCTACCGCGAGTAGAGATTGAACGGGTCGCAATCGTCGAACGGGACGCCGCAAAAATCGCGGAAATCGAAGCCGGACTAGGCGTCGGCGCAATCACAGGGCGCGCCGTTCGGCGTGCGCGCGATTGGGTATCTGACAGCGCCAACGCCATCACGCCCGACGCGATGCGCCAACTGGCCGAAGGGTTGTCGGGCGTGTCCTGTCAGGTTCTGTCGCGGGCAGATCTGGAAAAATCCGGGATGGGCGCGTTTCTCTCGGTGGCCAAAGGCAGCGACGCGCCGCCGTATCTGGTGCATCTGAGCATCACGCCGCCGGCGTCGGTGAAGTCCACGAAAACCGTGGCGCTGGTCGGTAAAGGCATCACGTTTGACAGCGGCGGCCTGTCGCTGAAACCGCCCGCCGGACAGGAGTTAATGAAAATGGACATGGCCGGCGCCGCTGCCGTGCTGGCCAGCATGGGCGCGCTGGGCGAACTGGCTCAAGCCGGATTGCCCCTGAATTGCCGCGTCGATGGGTTTTTACCGCTGTGCGAAAACATGCCCGGCCCCGGCGCCAGCAAGCCGGGCGATATCGTACGCGCCATGTCGGGCAAAACCATTGAAATCAACAACACCGACGCCGAAGGCCGCCTGATTCTGGCCGATGCGATCACGTATGCCCAGAAGACCGTCTCCCCGGATGAGATCATTGATCTGGCGACGCTTACCGGCGCGTGTATTACGGCTCTTGGCGAGGCCGCCGCCGGGATCATGGGGAGCAATCAGCCGCTGATCGACGCCTTACGCGCCAGCGGCGAGGCTGCCGGTGAAAAGCTCTGGCAGTTGCCGCTCTACGAGGAGTACGAAGAGGCCCTGAAAAGCGATGTGGCGGATCTCATCAACGCCGGATCGAAAGGCAAGGCCGGAACCGCCTGCGCCGCGATGTTTCTGAAGCATTTTATTGAAGGCGATCGCGCCTGGGCGCATCTGGATATTGCCGGCCCCGCCTGGACCAGCGCCGATCGGCCCGAGACCCCTAAAGGCGCCAGCGGCTTCGGCGTACGAACCCTGTTGTACTACCTTTACGGCTGGCAGTCGTAA
- a CDS encoding bacteriohemerythrin yields the protein MMGFFKNLNVFHKQLLATVTSSVVLLSVIAIAVLNAMEMESASRQMAQRFLPNANDISDINDAYWMRRLRASALVYATQPQERTDLRKGIKESDEAMDQTLASYRKRVAGESEQTLFQNLESFIERDRADIAQLVALSGAGDPAKAVAWEHHKSRPLYLSSDQYFDALKQHNSQQVADQEAAMHRHTETFKVAFPLVCLVAIGLMALIGWWIATSISRPIQAITKTAQKISAGDLSGTVERLDSRDEIGQLSHALADMSKSLRSLMTQIKRQVSTVTASSCDMQQTASQIDIMSDNLRSASDSTNVLTERLGGDIHTVADAVVMASDNVREVGRSCEQVEQSGRDVGQSAEQLAVNMREMSQAAEQMSGSVHTIASAMEQMSASLNEVAGNAAQAAQVTNDAEQRAAATRQSVNALGESAQEIGNVLGLIRTIASQTNLLALNASIEAASAGEAGKGFAVVASEVKELAKQSEQATDVIRQRIEDMQNSTHAAIAEIASITETITQINNISESIATAIDQQAATVQEVGRSVVGVAAAAQQVAGNVSGSAQLAGNVAEKADKTLMAVDSISQNLISLTTRTQTIEEKMQGASVCSQEMERGMAQVRQVSQESAQRSSDVKKDADALSSLSAELTELINAFNVCEPYIVWTNDYAVGIPSIDNQHQYLFRLINQLNEAVQTESSGAVMGNLLEGLINYTVSHFDNEEAMMQQTDYPDARAHIEQHERFKAQVVGFYEQFKAGTAVVDDAVLNMLTQWLKGHVMGSDFQYRDHFKERGMR from the coding sequence ATGATGGGCTTTTTCAAAAACCTGAACGTGTTTCACAAGCAATTATTGGCCACTGTCACCTCTTCGGTCGTGCTGCTGAGCGTAATCGCCATTGCCGTCCTCAATGCCATGGAAATGGAAAGCGCCTCACGACAGATGGCCCAGCGATTCTTGCCAAACGCCAATGACATCAGCGACATTAATGACGCCTACTGGATGCGTCGACTCCGCGCCAGCGCGCTGGTTTACGCCACTCAGCCCCAAGAGCGGACCGACTTGCGAAAGGGGATTAAAGAGTCTGACGAGGCGATGGATCAAACGCTGGCGTCTTACCGCAAGCGCGTGGCGGGAGAAAGCGAACAGACGCTTTTCCAGAATCTGGAAAGCTTTATTGAACGCGATCGAGCCGATATCGCCCAGCTGGTGGCGCTGTCCGGCGCAGGAGATCCCGCAAAAGCCGTCGCGTGGGAACATCACAAGTCGCGGCCGCTGTATTTGAGCTCCGATCAGTATTTTGATGCGCTCAAACAACACAACAGCCAGCAAGTGGCCGACCAGGAGGCCGCGATGCATCGGCACACCGAGACTTTTAAAGTCGCCTTTCCGTTAGTCTGCCTTGTTGCCATCGGGTTAATGGCGCTCATTGGCTGGTGGATTGCAACATCGATCAGCAGACCCATTCAGGCGATCACCAAAACGGCGCAGAAGATTTCTGCCGGGGATTTATCGGGAACCGTTGAACGCCTCGATTCACGCGATGAAATCGGGCAATTGAGTCATGCGCTGGCGGATATGTCGAAGAGCTTGCGCTCATTGATGACCCAAATTAAACGGCAGGTCTCCACCGTGACCGCTTCGTCCTGCGACATGCAGCAAACAGCCAGCCAGATTGACATAATGAGCGACAATCTGCGCAGCGCGTCGGACTCCACCAACGTACTGACCGAACGGCTCGGCGGCGATATTCATACCGTAGCGGACGCCGTGGTGATGGCGTCTGACAATGTGCGCGAAGTCGGGCGGTCCTGTGAGCAGGTCGAGCAGAGCGGCCGCGACGTGGGCCAATCCGCCGAGCAACTGGCGGTCAATATGCGCGAAATGTCGCAGGCGGCCGAGCAAATGTCAGGATCCGTTCACACCATTGCGAGCGCCATGGAGCAAATGAGCGCCTCGCTGAATGAAGTCGCGGGCAACGCCGCTCAGGCGGCCCAGGTCACCAACGACGCCGAACAGCGCGCAGCGGCCACCCGACAATCGGTGAACGCGCTGGGAGAATCCGCGCAAGAGATCGGCAATGTGTTGGGCCTGATTCGCACCATTGCGTCTCAAACCAATTTATTGGCCCTCAACGCCTCGATTGAAGCCGCCAGCGCCGGAGAGGCCGGTAAGGGCTTTGCCGTGGTCGCCAGCGAAGTCAAAGAACTGGCCAAGCAATCGGAACAGGCGACCGACGTCATTCGTCAGCGCATCGAGGATATGCAGAACAGCACCCACGCCGCCATTGCAGAAATCGCCTCGATTACCGAAACCATTACCCAAATTAACAATATCAGCGAATCCATTGCCACTGCCATTGACCAGCAGGCGGCCACCGTACAGGAGGTCGGACGCAGCGTCGTCGGGGTGGCGGCAGCCGCGCAACAGGTGGCGGGCAACGTCTCGGGCTCTGCGCAACTGGCGGGCAACGTCGCCGAAAAAGCCGACAAAACGCTGATGGCCGTCGACAGCATTAGCCAGAACCTGATTTCGTTGACCACGCGCACCCAAACCATCGAAGAAAAAATGCAGGGCGCCTCGGTCTGCTCGCAAGAAATGGAACGCGGCATGGCCCAGGTTCGCCAGGTTTCGCAGGAAAGCGCGCAGCGATCGAGCGATGTCAAAAAAGACGCCGATGCGCTTTCTTCTCTATCAGCGGAATTAACCGAGCTGATTAACGCCTTTAATGTATGCGAGCCCTATATCGTCTGGACAAACGACTACGCCGTGGGCATCCCGTCGATTGATAATCAGCACCAGTATCTGTTCCGGTTAATTAATCAGTTGAATGAGGCGGTGCAAACCGAATCGTCCGGCGCCGTGATGGGGAATCTGCTCGAAGGGCTGATTAATTACACGGTGTCGCATTTCGACAACGAAGAAGCCATGATGCAGCAGACGGATTATCCCGACGCCCGCGCCCATATTGAGCAGCACGAACGCTTCAAGGCGCAGGTAGTCGGGTTCTATGAGCAATTCAAGGCGGGAACGGCCGTTGTCGACGACGCCGTGCTGAATATGCTCACCCAATGGCTGAAAGGCCACGTCATGGGATCTGACTTCCAGTACAGAGACCACTTTAAAGAACGCGGCATGCGCTAG
- a CDS encoding MBL fold metallo-hydrolase — protein MIKVEIFTHEPFQINSYLIWDEERRCSALVDCGRDIAQIMTFIKAHDLVCQDVFQTHGFLEFLEGQPALRDQLDLSAYMSPQDEFWLAHLDTQAIMLSVDHPPQAFIDQQALDGDSFSIGSIRVNVLHTPGNTPGGLSYYMPGVNGVFVGDLLYAGDLGPTDVPYGDTAQMTASVRERILTLPDDTVIYPGRGPITTVGWEKKGNSFKPRPYAIAPSSPAGI, from the coding sequence ATGATTAAAGTCGAAATCTTTACCCATGAGCCTTTTCAAATCAACAGTTACCTGATTTGGGACGAGGAGCGGCGTTGCTCGGCCCTCGTGGATTGCGGACGCGACATCGCGCAGATTATGACCTTTATTAAGGCCCATGATCTGGTCTGCCAGGATGTTTTCCAGACCCACGGATTTCTGGAATTCCTGGAAGGGCAGCCCGCGTTGCGCGATCAACTGGATTTGTCCGCCTATATGAGTCCGCAGGATGAATTCTGGCTGGCGCACCTCGACACGCAGGCCATTATGCTCAGCGTTGATCATCCGCCGCAGGCCTTTATTGATCAGCAGGCGCTCGACGGAGATTCGTTCAGCATTGGTTCGATTCGGGTCAACGTCCTGCACACGCCGGGCAATACGCCGGGCGGCCTCAGTTATTACATGCCGGGCGTTAATGGCGTATTTGTAGGCGATCTGCTCTATGCGGGCGATCTCGGCCCCACAGATGTTCCTTACGGGGACACGGCGCAAATGACGGCTTCGGTTCGCGAGCGGATCCTGACGCTGCCCGACGACACGGTAATTTATCCGGGGCGCGGCCCCATTACCACGGTCGGCTGGGAGAAGAAGGGAAATTCGTTCAAGCCGCGTCCGTACGCGATCGCCCCGTCAAGTCCTGCCGGGATTTAA
- a CDS encoding tetratricopeptide repeat protein: MRRTQGHSLAGARLYPRGYSLLSAGVGAAFLLNVCLTTQAAAITAESLNAYQQGVAAERAGDLKAAESAFRKAMETDPDDVLNYIKLASTLAQMGRLNESISLYTRASEMDSQDPMLYFTLGSLYEQVDDPIKAEAAYRAGLRKNPDYRFGELNLARTLARQEKYTDAIAAYQSFLQAYPDHYEGRRNLAHLLLATNQESQAVPQFEALKAKYPSRFSDHLALAKALNRSNEPAQALEELKLAYAKDGDKAEIASEMGAANLALGQTRFALLNYRKAADLAPENPAFAARLAELYAANNQPAQAIPYYERYVQLTPNDPRARQALADAFVKTEQYPKAISLLDELLSGADGQSDARTHYVLSKQRAYALQMDGKSDAAIAAYEALYAAPDGQQDRQLQKNLAIAYHRAGRLEEATTLYKAVYNADPKQNASVGDDLANALTHLGDRLYQAHDLKGAQARYEEAAQYAKASNVAPMLGMATLSFLARQSQPGEADKAIGLFERVLAADPGHQPAKIYLAQLNIERAQPEKAVALLEPVMQEEGAALATDPEALATLANAYIALKTPEKAVAAYEKALQKQPDDDRLLISLGNAWRSMDSAPKAIEAMQKARQINPSNPMASYNLGILYGEASRLTESEAAYREAIRAEAGFLDAYYGLGVSLERQSLYNEAIAAYQTAAASKGRYQGQAQERIRLLTPLAAKQKPRPGASPAAEAGLPSQPPPLARPTEPPQRSGLVEPSPKTLTPQTTDNQALSQSRPLAQEAMTPPATANDASNAPILRARPVVPIAPFAPAPYDQRTSSP, encoded by the coding sequence ATGAGACGTACGCAAGGTCATTCGCTGGCAGGCGCCAGATTGTATCCCAGAGGGTATTCTCTCTTGAGCGCCGGGGTAGGCGCGGCGTTCTTGCTGAACGTCTGCTTGACGACGCAGGCCGCCGCCATCACGGCGGAATCGCTCAACGCGTATCAGCAGGGCGTCGCCGCCGAGCGCGCCGGAGACCTGAAAGCCGCCGAAAGCGCGTTTCGCAAGGCTATGGAGACGGATCCAGACGACGTCCTGAACTATATTAAGCTGGCGTCGACCTTGGCGCAGATGGGGCGGCTGAATGAGTCCATCAGCCTGTATACGCGCGCCAGTGAGATGGATTCTCAGGATCCCATGCTGTACTTCACGCTGGGGAGCCTCTATGAGCAGGTCGATGACCCGATTAAGGCGGAAGCGGCGTATCGCGCGGGGCTGCGCAAGAATCCGGATTATCGGTTCGGCGAGCTGAATCTGGCCCGAACGCTGGCGCGTCAGGAAAAATATACGGACGCCATCGCGGCCTACCAGAGCTTTCTACAGGCCTATCCCGATCATTACGAAGGCAGGCGTAATCTGGCCCATCTGCTATTGGCGACCAATCAGGAATCGCAAGCGGTTCCACAGTTTGAAGCGCTCAAAGCCAAATACCCATCGCGCTTTTCGGACCATCTGGCGTTGGCAAAAGCCCTCAATCGCTCCAATGAACCGGCTCAGGCGCTGGAAGAACTCAAGCTCGCCTACGCCAAGGACGGCGACAAGGCGGAAATCGCCTCCGAAATGGGCGCGGCTAATCTGGCGCTGGGACAAACGCGCTTCGCCCTGCTGAATTATCGCAAGGCCGCCGATCTCGCCCCGGAAAATCCCGCCTTCGCGGCGCGGCTTGCCGAACTGTACGCCGCCAATAATCAGCCGGCGCAAGCGATTCCCTATTACGAGCGCTACGTCCAACTCACGCCCAACGACCCTCGGGCGCGCCAAGCCCTGGCCGACGCGTTTGTTAAAACCGAGCAGTATCCCAAAGCCATTTCGCTTCTCGATGAGCTGCTGTCAGGAGCGGACGGCCAAAGCGACGCGCGCACGCATTATGTTTTGAGCAAGCAGCGGGCCTACGCGCTTCAAATGGACGGAAAATCTGACGCGGCGATCGCCGCTTACGAAGCGCTCTACGCCGCGCCGGACGGCCAGCAGGATCGCCAGCTCCAGAAGAATCTCGCCATTGCGTATCATCGCGCCGGGCGTCTGGAGGAGGCGACAACGCTGTATAAGGCCGTTTACAACGCCGATCCCAAGCAAAACGCCTCTGTGGGCGACGACTTGGCCAATGCGCTCACGCATCTGGGCGATCGGCTGTATCAGGCGCATGATCTCAAAGGCGCGCAAGCCCGCTACGAGGAGGCCGCTCAATACGCAAAGGCGAGCAACGTCGCCCCGATGCTGGGCATGGCCACGTTATCATTCCTGGCGCGGCAATCCCAGCCGGGAGAGGCGGACAAGGCCATCGGGCTGTTTGAGCGCGTGCTGGCGGCCGATCCCGGTCACCAGCCCGCCAAGATTTATCTGGCTCAGTTGAATATCGAGCGCGCCCAGCCCGAAAAAGCCGTGGCGCTGTTAGAGCCGGTCATGCAGGAAGAAGGCGCGGCGCTGGCCACCGACCCGGAAGCGCTGGCGACGCTGGCCAACGCGTATATCGCCCTCAAGACGCCGGAAAAAGCCGTTGCAGCTTACGAGAAAGCATTACAGAAACAGCCTGACGACGATCGTCTGTTGATTTCGCTGGGCAACGCGTGGCGTTCCATGGATTCTGCGCCCAAGGCGATTGAAGCCATGCAAAAGGCGCGTCAAATTAATCCGTCCAACCCTATGGCCTCGTATAATCTGGGCATTTTATACGGCGAGGCCAGCCGGCTGACCGAATCCGAAGCCGCGTATCGCGAAGCCATCCGCGCCGAAGCGGGATTTCTGGACGCGTATTACGGTCTGGGCGTCAGTCTTGAGCGTCAATCGCTCTATAACGAGGCCATTGCCGCGTATCAAACCGCCGCCGCTTCGAAGGGCCGGTATCAGGGACAGGCGCAAGAGCGGATTCGCCTGCTGACGCCGCTGGCGGCCAAGCAAAAACCGAGACCGGGGGCATCGCCTGCCGCAGAAGCGGGATTGCCTTCACAGCCGCCGCCGCTGGCGCGTCCGACAGAGCCGCCCCAGCGTTCAGGTCTTGTAGAGCCGTCGCCCAAAACGCTGACCCCACAAACCACTGACAATCAGGCGCTTTCTCAAAGCCGTCCGCTGGCGCAAGAGGCCATGACGCCTCCTGCAACTGCAAACGACGCGTCGAATGCGCCCATTTTGCGAGCGCGTCCAGTGGTTCCCATTGCGCCGTTTGCGCCCGCGCCTTATGATCAGCGGACGTCTTCGCCTTAG
- a CDS encoding cyclic nucleotide-binding domain-containing protein: MLQGYEQRFATGETIIHQGAQGDRLFIIKLGTVMICRESAESGDLLRIAELGPGHMFGEMYLLSHEHTRNATAIAASEVTAYVVFEDSVAQDFQKMSPFQKIMFREMGRRVNDMNESYLGRSAVWSGTAASAFSSPQAPDDAEESIQWRDATISSS, encoded by the coding sequence ATGCTGCAGGGCTACGAACAACGCTTTGCCACCGGGGAAACCATCATTCATCAGGGGGCGCAAGGCGATCGCCTGTTTATCATCAAGCTGGGAACGGTCATGATTTGCCGCGAGTCTGCCGAATCGGGAGACTTGCTGCGCATCGCCGAATTAGGCCCCGGTCACATGTTTGGCGAAATGTACCTGCTCAGTCATGAACACACCCGCAACGCCACAGCCATTGCTGCCTCGGAAGTCACGGCCTACGTCGTCTTCGAAGACTCGGTCGCGCAGGATTTCCAGAAAATGAGCCCCTTCCAGAAAATCATGTTCCGGGAAATGGGCCGCCGCGTGAACGACATGAACGAGTCTTACCTCGGGCGCTCCGCCGTCTGGAGCGGCACGGCCGCCTCCGCATTCTCTTCGCCGCAGGCCCCCGATGACGCGGAAGAGTCTATCCAGTGGCGAGATGCGACCATCTCATCTTCTTAA
- a CDS encoding DUF309 domain-containing protein: MTCPEPPEAFYPAVEAFNAGRFFECHEILEDALWRPERDPARRAFYQGLIQIAVGYHHAHRDNRLGARRLLARGAQRLAACGFADGYAWIDAPSFLAGVRTTLAAITGGENELNPPLRF, from the coding sequence CTGACTTGCCCCGAACCGCCGGAAGCGTTTTACCCGGCGGTTGAAGCGTTTAACGCCGGGCGTTTTTTTGAGTGTCATGAAATTCTGGAAGACGCCCTCTGGCGTCCTGAACGCGACCCGGCGCGGCGCGCGTTCTATCAGGGCTTGATTCAGATTGCGGTGGGGTATCACCATGCGCATCGCGACAATCGTCTGGGCGCGCGGCGCTTACTGGCTCGCGGCGCGCAGCGATTGGCCGCCTGCGGGTTCGCAGACGGATACGCGTGGATCGACGCGCCCTCTTTCCTGGCGGGCGTCCGTACAACGCTGGCGGCGATAACGGGCGGCGAAAACGAGCTGAATCCGCCGCTCAGGTTTTAA